In Heteronotia binoei isolate CCM8104 ecotype False Entrance Well chromosome 5, APGP_CSIRO_Hbin_v1, whole genome shotgun sequence, the DNA window TTTGGGAGAGGCTTACCTAATGAGACATTACCTCCATGGACAGACTGAACCAATGTAAGGATAGGCAAAGCGTTCACACCCTTAAAGTGGTTGTAATCTCAAAACATGATATAAAACCTGGTCCATAAACTACAAGAAGCCCTTTtgttctgatccaccagggcagTATATGAAGGTTTTTGGATGCTCAGTGGCATATCTCCATTGTCATTAATATACCATGTGACTGTCACTctcctctttccccccacccaccccactttcAGAGAGACTGAAGGCATCTTTAGTCAGTCAGAGGTGAcccaagagaaagggaaagagatggaagagcaggacccagaaggacctggaactggcaagacaGCAAGGAGAGACCCCCAACCCATCCCAGCTGAGAATGGTGTTGAATGCTGGGAAAGCCAAGTGCCAAATATCCATGATCAGCTCTCTGCAGTCTCAGATATACATTGCCAACAATTCCGGCAATTCCGATACCATGAGGCCgttgggccccgagaggtttgcaccCACCTCTATCAACTTTGCAAacactggctgaagccagagagttgcaccaagaagcagattctggacctggtgatcctggagcagttcctgactatCCTGCCAGAGGAAATGCAGcgctgggtcagaggatgcgggccagagaccagttcccaggcagtggccctggctgaaggaTTCCTCTTGagtcaggtggaggaggagaagaggcaggcagaaggggATTCCCTCCAGGTAGTCCAGTTCAAGCAACCTACAGTTTCCCTGGCAGACATTTGTCCCAAGTGTTAATCATCCAAATGGGAGATTTAACAGCCtcttcagcagcctcttctagAGAATTTCTTCTCCCTTCAGCTAACACACCAGGTTTGCTGATGGAAGGGTGTTAAGTCTGAGAGTGAGGCAGCTGTTACCCAGATAGCTGTCTTTTATATAATTGGGGAAATTAGTATTATCAGAGACAGTGCGAGAGGGGGAAACTGGAATCGCCACCTCTGTATACAGGGATCGTTCCTTTCAAAAAAACTCTTAAATCAACCAGTAAGGCAGATGTTCCACCAGTAAGGttttattaaaaaacaaaatgaaaagaaaTGAAACAAACATCTAAATTATGCATTACTTTAGGGTGGGAGGAAGTTCAGGAGACAGTGAGACACCTTTACATTATACTTCCAAAATCGTGGCCCAGTTTTGTCTTTCTGACTGGTGTCCATTTTCTGTCATTTTAGGTCAGACCACATGGAACTTATGCTTAAAGTGAAGGGTACTTGggcttctctctctctagctGCCAGCTGCTCCTGTCTGAGGAGGGGCAGGAATGCTTACACAGAATCCATTCCATTCCACCTCTTacccctctctcttgctgctgTTCCAGATGTGGCCACCATCTGTGAAGAAAGAAGTGACATTCCATGAGGTGGGAGGAGCTTCCTTAGAGCAAGGGCAGAGGGCACAGTCTCAGGAATGTGCCCAAGATGCGCTCTCCTATGGTAAGGTCTCTTTGTAACTGGATGTGTTTGTTGTGTGAGTTGGGTGGGTGGAGAGCTCAGGTCAGGAAGAGAATTAAAtacttcttcccacaacagggaGTTAATTTGCGGCACTTGAAGTCCCAGAATTTTGTAAAAAAAGGGCAAGGTTTTACAGTCCTGGGAAGGGGGTGCTTGATGCGGGGAACAAGCAAGCaaacccccttccttccttccttccttccttccttccttccttccttccttccttccttccttccttccttccttccttccttccttccttccttccttccttccttccttccttccttccttccttccttccttccttccttccttccttccttccttccttcgtctcactaacaggcagtggagagatgctgttgagctgtcATCTTTTCAGAGCGGTGGAAACGGCTACTgcacctccagtccaggtaggagaGCTGAGCTGGGGACAGGCTGGGTCCCTCCTCGTTCCTCAGGGGAGCTTTTGTTCCTGCATATTTTACAAGGTGTTTGGGCGAGTGATGCTCTGAATGCTGTTCCCTTTACCCATGCCAACCAAGAGTTTCCTGctctacattaggaagaacttcctgacctttagagcggttcctctgtggaacaggcttcctcgggaggtggtgggctctccttccgtggaggtttttaaacagaggctagatggccatctgaatttggtgggggagaggcatttgtgagtttcctgcattgggcagggggttggactagatgaccctggaagtcccttccaactctaggattctgtgattctaattcACTCCCAGATAACCTGCTTCCAGTGTGTGACCTCtgaggagggaatctgcttttcctttcagtctccatttccctttgaggaggtgtccatctatttcacggaggcagagtgggccctgctggatccaggggaaagagatctgtacagggaagtcatgctggagaactatgggaatgtggcctttctgggtaaggatctttaaTCAGTGCCAAAAGGTcaaattgctgccattgtgatgaGGCATGAATCAAAACATTGAATAGCAGTACATTGTTTCGAGGCCTGTCCTACCACTTGgagggtggggctgtggctcactggcagagcatctgcttggcacgcagaataTCCCACCTTCAAACCTTGACAGAATCTTCCATTAGAAGGACAGGGTAGGAAATGAAGTGAAAGACTTTTCACTGAGACCTTGGAGTGCTCCTTCCGGACTGAGTAGAGAGTACTGACTTCCAAGGGCACAAGGATTGAATTTAAGTTTATAAAAACAAGCAGATAGCTGTGCTACCTGCTTACATAAAATGGACTGATTGGTTGCATAGCAGGAACCTGCAGTGGCTCTTGGGCACAATCCTATGAACAAGATCTATGCAAGATCACAGCAGTTACCGGTAGATCATGTCCATGGCATAATACACGTATTGTAAGTGGTTTGTCAAATTTGGGAGCCTTTTCCCACCCAGCCTGCAAAGAACAACTAAAAGACTAATGGAAGGGTTTTTATAGAATATGGCAGAAGTACTGTCCTTCAGTTTCAATAACATCTTGGTTATAACATCAGTCCATGTTTAGCGGAAAAAAGTTTATTTGGTTTGGAATTTGTTGAAGGGTTCCTTTAAGGTATTCAGCATTTGGTTATTGGTTGTGGGCTATCATGTGGGCCTGAAAAGCTACAGaatgaggcagtttggtgtagtagttaagtgtgtggactcttatctaggagaaccgggtttgattccccactcctccaccttcacctgctggaatggccttggattagccatagctctggcagaggttgtccttgaacgggcagctggtgtgagagccctctcagccccacccacctcacagggtgtctattggggggggggaagatagaggagattgtgagccactctgagatttggagtggagggcaggatataaatccaatatcttcttcttctttgtaagaGAGCAAGCCTACTAGTACTCTTGCGGTTGATGGTATTGTCTTTCTTTACAGCTTTGTAAAGCACTATTACCATCCCCACCCCAAGTTGCCAGCTTTTGCCCTCAGGCTTTGCTTTGGTGATTCATAGTAgccttttgttgttgctgttgtattGAACTTTTAAGTTATAATTTTACTTGTATGTAAAAAAATCTCTACcaagggatgatgatgatgatgatgataacccAAAGGAAAATGAGAGTGCTTTGCCTTCACTTTTACTGATTGGGATTGTGTCAGGAACAAGCCTCTGACAGTGGCTTTTCTTTGTTTTTGAGTGACTTCCACTATTTTTCAGATTTTCTAATAGCAGTAACATTTCTTACTAAGGGCTGCTTAATTCCTATACTGTACGTCAATGTATACCAGTGACCTTAATGTCTACTAACATATATTTAACTCATAAATTCACCAGATGAATTTGAAGGTAACATTATTCAAAACAAAGCTGTCCAGTTACAGGGAGACCATTACTGTGGCAACCTTCAGACTAATCTCGTCCCCCTGACAATGGAAATAGGCTATGATTGAAGATGCAGGTAGGTTGGAATGCGACGTTGAGGGAGAGAAACATCAGAGGCCTGAGAAACTTATTCAGATGATTTTGAATGGGAGAATTGGGCAGGAGACTACATGTTGGTTAATCTATATATGCTTtgcaattttgttttgttttagtccTGGCATGCTGTGAGTGTTTGCTCTGATTCTTCCATAAAAGCTTTTTTTGCATCCTACTCAAGAATTCTCATGCTAGATAACAGGCAAAACCTCACAGATTGTGGGCTTTGATCTTGACCATGGTTCCGTCCTCCCAGATAAATTTTTATcctttttcttttacttttctaatacataatttaaaaaaaaaaaacagaaatacaAAGGTACAGAGGAAAAGaataaaaaggagagaaaaataaATTAACAGAACGTATCAATCAActaagaatttttattcttgagTTACTTTTCTTCCCCATATAAGACTTatcagtttttctttctttctttctcaccctcTCTGTCTGCAAAAGAAGCCAGAAATATAAAAAAGAGGTGGATGGACACATCCAAAGAAAGTCTAGAGAGTTCCTTAAGAGGAtcccaagagcatatttccttcccaaaagagctggctgagaaTGAGCATCCTTCATGGCTATATATTAAGGGGACAGGCATATTTACAGCATGAACAGCATTTGGTTTGGTACATTCATACAGCCTGCTGGGTAAAGAGGTAGGGAGGCTTTCTGGGGACCTGAAatctggaggttcaggagctccttCTGAGCAAGAGCTTAAGTGTGGCTCTTTAAAGGGTGAGGAATCATTAAATACTAGATATTTTGTGGACAGGTAGAGGGGTGGTCAAGATCCGCCAAGCTGGATGATGCTGAAGGGTCTACTGCATTCACATCGCCCCAACTATATAGATGCCTTTGGACCTTGCCAGCCCTCCCAGGTGCTAACGTGGTCTCTTTTTATTCCAGCAGGGGATGaccagaggaatgaggagggtaaaaaacttcatcagcaaatgccagCTAGAGTTAAAAATGAAGGTTCGAAAGAAAATGTTAGGACTCAAGGTGGAGCTAAGAAAAAGAAAATTGGCCGTATGGTAGAGAAGAGAGATGGAAGACAGCGTAATGTACAGTTTCCAAAGTGCTGGATACTGAAATCAAGTAAATCCAATCAGTGTGGAAAGTACATCAAATATCGAACACAGCAATCTGTGCACCAAAGAACACACAGAGtcgagaaaccttttgaatgttcagtgtgcagaaagagattcagtcagagtggccatcttcaacagcatcagagaactcacacagaggAGAGACCTTATGAacgctcagagtgtggaaagagagtCAATCGGAGTGGAACTCTTCaagtgcaccaaagaacccacacaggggagaaaccttttgaatgctcagcatgtggaaagagattcagtcggagtacctatcttcaacaacatcagagaacccacacgggagagaaaccttttgaatgctcagtgtgtggaaagagtttcagtCAGAATATCCATCTTCaggtgcaccaaagaacccacacaggggacaaaccttttaaatgctcagagtgtggaatgaGATTCACTCGGAGTGCCACTCTTCAACAACAtcggagaacccacacaggggagaaaccttttgaacactcagagtgcagaaagagattcagtccaAGTACTATTCTTCAGTGTCATCAAAAAACCCACGCAgtggagaaactttttgaatgttcagagtgtggaaagaaattcagtcggagTACCAATCTTCaagtgcatcaaagaacccacacaggggagaaaccttttgaatgctcagagtgcggaaagagatttacTGTGAGTTCCACTCTTCATTGtcaccaaagaactcacacaggggagaaaccttttgaatgttcagagtgtggaaagaaattcagtcagagtacccatcttcaacagcatcaaagaacccacacaggggagaaaccttttgaatgttcagagtgtggaaagaaattcagtcagagtacccatcttcaacagcatcaaagaacccacacaggagagaaaccttttgaatgttcagattgtggaaagagattcagtcagtgtaCCCATCTTCaagtgcaccaaagaacccacacaggggagaagccttttgaatgctcagagtgcggaaagagatttagtctCAGCACTACTCTTCAGTgtcatcaaaaaacccacacaggacagaaaccttttgaatgctcagagtgtgggaagagattcagtcggcaTATCCATCTTCAAGTGCACCAAaggatccacacaggggagaaaccttttgaatgttcagagtgtggaaagagattcagtcggagtacccatcttcaacagcatcaaaaaacccacacaggggagaaaccttttgaatgctcagagtgtggaaagagattcagtcggaatacctaccttcaacagcatcagagaacccacacaggggagaagccttttttatgctcagagtgtggaaagagattcagtcagaggacTCATCTTCAAGTGCAccaacgaacccacacaggggagaaacattttgaatgcttagattgtggaaagagattcagtcggaatacctatcttcaacagcatcaaagaacccacacagaggagaagccttttgaatgctcagagtgtggaaagagattcagtcagaggacTCATCTTCAAGTGCAccaacgaacccacacaggggagaaacgttttgaatgcttagattgtggaaagagattcagtcagaggacTCATCTTCAAGTGCAccaacgaacccacacaggggagaaacgttttgaatgcttagattgtggaaagagattctgtcGGAATAcctatcttcaacagcatcaaagaacccacacagaggagaagccttttgaatgctcagagtgtggaaagagatttagtcagagtagccatcttcagcagcatcaaagaacccacacgggcGAGAAACCTTGATTGCTTAGAGAGTGgacagagattcagtcggagtaccCATCTTCAatagcatcaaagaacccacacagaagAGAAATATTTTGAATtcaagagtgtggaaagagcaaAGTTCCTATataacaccttaaaagttctCCAGAAAAGCCAGCCTCAAGAAGTTACAGTTTTTTATATCCCTCTTGCTCGTATCTTCTTAGTTGTAAGGGGaaacaaagagactctataggataaatgagcatcattgtcagataacagaaatataatcttttcagaTCCAAATGTGCTTTTAAGGTGGTTAGTATTCTGaccagaaatttaattctgggggcactgtagagtggacaggatagaatataaTGAGGAAGGTTCTCTATCATAGGTGACCTGCAGatgcaaaaacattgttctgttgggaTGTGAGCATAGCGACCGGTTAACAGAGTTGCTTGCATAGTCTGAAAGTGAAGAGCTGTGAAGGGTGTTCTGTTGTTAAATCTGGAGATATTAACCTGGCATGGGGATCTCAGATGATCAGATTTGATAAATTTGAACTAGGGGGGCTACTTTAGATTTTAGGGTTAGAAAACGATCTAGCAACGCATCTCAAAAAGTATATCCAGTCCCTAAGCTGAGCATTGTTGCTTTAGGCCCCTAGGAGATCATCAGGAATAGAGTAACTGGAGAATGTTGAGGTATCTAGAACACCTGTGTTCTTTTGATAGCAGAAGATTAAATGAATGGTAATGAATGGAAGTACGACAAGAGGATTTACTTTTCCCCCAGTGTTTTATTATAGCTAGGTATACCTGTGATCTTATGGAAGGGAGTCCTATTTCAGCCCTCATCAGGGCAGCAGGAGAGCCCCTAGGAAGAGCAAGAATTCATTTTAGGAATTGATTCTGGATTATCTCTAGACTAGATAAAGCATTCTCATTCCACCCCCATATTTTGACACCTTACAAAAGATGTGGTAGAACCTTGCTTTGAAATAATTTTAGTGCCGGATCTATCAAGCGTCCACCCTTTGTATGAAAAAAGTGGAGAACTGACCCAACAATTCTCAGTGCTGAGGATTTTACCAATGCCAGGTGGGCATTCCAATTCAGCGTCTCCTTAAAAGTTACCCCCAGGTATTTAAAGGAGCTGCGTGGGTTGATTGGATTTCCCGCTATACTCCAGCAGAAGATTTTGGGCTTTTTCCTGAAGACCATTACTTTAGTctttgacaagctggaacgggtccagaggagggcgatgaagatggtgaagggtctggacaccaagtcctttgagaaaaggttgaaggagctgagcatgtttagcctggagaggaggaggctgagaggtgatatgatcaccatcttcaagtacttgaagggctgtcatatagagcaggggtggccaacagtagctctccagatgttttttgcctacaactcccatcagccccagccattggccatgctggctggggctgatgggagttgtaggcaaaaaacatctggagagctactgttggccacccctgatataagaggatggggtggaattgttttctgtggccccagaaggtaggaccagaaccaatgggttgaaattaaatcaagagtttccggctcaacattaggaagaacttcctgactgttagataaattcctcaatggaacaggcttcctcgggaggtggtggactctccttccctggaggtttttaaacagaggctagatggccatctgacagcaatgaagatcctgtgaatttagggggaggtgtttgtgagtttcctgcattgtgcagggggttggactagatgaccctagaggtcccttccaactctatgactctatgatcaTTGATCTTAAGGGCTTTATCCTTACAATATGTCCCTAGATGTTGTAATAGCCTTCTCAGACCTATTTTGGTTAAGGTTATTAAGGCCGTATCATTGACATAAAGGTTTCTGCTGTCCTAAAGTTGGAGGAGTGAACTGGGGACTTGACAGTCTCTCTGTTATGTTATTTATATGTAGATTAAATAGTAAGGGGGCCATCATGCGTCCCTGCTTGACTCCCTTACATATAGGAATATTGTCATAgggagattcagttggagtaccCATCTTCAacgcatcaaagaactcacacaagggagaaaccttttgaatgctcagtgtgtagAAAGAGATTTACTGTGAGTTCCACTTTTCAGTGTCATCAAGGAactcacacaagggagaaaccttttgaatgctcagtgtgtagAAAGAAATTTACTGTGAGTTCCACTTTTCAGTGTCATCAAGGAactcacacaagggagaaaccttttgaatgctcagtgtgtagAAAGAGATTTACTGTGAGTTCCACTTTTCAGTGTCATCAAGGAactcacacaagggagaaaccttttgaatgctcagtgtgtagAAAGAAATTTACTGTGAGTTCCACTTTTCAGTGTCATCAaggaactcacacaggggagaaatcttttgaatgctcacagtgtggaaagagattcagtcacaatgAGACTCTTTGAAAGCATCAAAAAATACACAGAAGGGAGAAAGCTTTTAAGTGCtgagagtgtgggaagagattcagttgcaaTGGTAGTCTTCAGAAGCACCTAAAGACCCACATGGGAGAAAGCATTTGAATGCTGAGAATGTGTTTAGTCCGAGTTAGAATCTTCAACAGTATCAAAGCATCCAGAAAGGGAAGAaccattttgaatgctcagagtacAAGAAGAGATTCAGTATGAATTCCAGTTTTCAAAAATATCTAAGAACTCACACTTTggtgaaaccttttgaatgcttcgaGATTGGAAAGTGCTTCAGTCACAGTTGCATTCTTCCAAGAGCATCTGAGAATTGGAGAGgaaagaaaccttttaaatgcttataacaagggtgtcaaactcatttgtcatgagggacaggtctgacataaatgagacctggttggactaggtcatgtcgggttgggctggacCGTGTCAGGCCGggctatttaagatgaggtagcagagatataaactttataaaggacacaaacacaaatatttttttaaaacttaaaacatgcttaaaacgttagcatgtttactcgttggtcttaaaggtgctttctttgtatttctcctatgggatccaaggaactgggtaaaggaagctctggctatttccttccttctccaggggactggggggggggggagcgtcagccaatagaaggaagagaggcttggctcagtagctctgctgtgtgaatgAGAGAGCCTAGAAAAAACAcattctgcctccctcctcttccccctaaaggaggagcttcagctactagagaaaatagaggctttgctctgtagctcctgtgcaattgagcaagccctgcaaagcaagttgttatgcaaaaggaagcaagagagaggaagaaggaagcagatgacagccagttggtcggggggctgataggagccttctgggggcctgattcagcccccaggctgcatgtttgacacccctggcttagaataTTGAAAGAGATTCTTTATTGTGGTGCTTTTCAGTACATTCCAGGAACaaacactggggagaaaagtagagAACAGcaggagagaacataagagaaatcatgttggatcaggccagtggcacatccactGTGGCGGTGAATtttatgtgttaatcaccctttgggtgaagaagtacttccttttatccattctgccTCAATTACTCAGCAATTTTATTGTATCCACTTTCTCACCTTACAAGAACACtcaatgagaaagggagaaaagtatttatttcttctctatcccatgcataatcttgtaaacctattATATCACctccctcagtcaacatttcacCAAGCTAAGATCCCCAGGTgttttaaccattcttcatagggaaagtgttccaaccttttaatcattctagttgcccttttctgtgctttttccaatgctatattttttgaggtgtggtgaccagaactgtacacagtactctaaatgaggcctcaccatcgatttatacagggccatgatgttactggctgatttgttttcagttcccttcctaataatcc includes these proteins:
- the LOC132570974 gene encoding zinc finger protein 883-like, whose translation is MVEKRDGRQRNVQFPKCWILKSSKSNQCGKYIKYRTQQSVHQRTHRVEKPFECSVCRKRFSQSGHLQQHQRTHTEERPYERSECGKRVNRSGTLQVHQRTHTGEKPFECSACGKRFSRSTYLQQHQRTHTGEKPFECSVCGKSFSQNIHLQVHQRTHTGDKPFKCSECGMRFTRSATLQQHRRTHTGEKPFEHSECRKRFSPSTILQCHQKTHAVEKLFECSECGKKFSRSTNLQVHQRTHTGEKPFECSECGKRFTVSSTLHCHQRTHTGEKPFECSECGKKFSQSTHLQQHQRTHTGEKPFECSECGKKFSQSTHLQQHQRTHTGEKPFECSDCGKRFSQCTHLQVHQRTHTGEKPFECSECGKRFSLSTTLQCHQKTHTGQKPFECSECGKRFSRHIHLQVHQRIHTGEKPFECSECGKRFSRSTHLQQHQKTHTGEKPFECSECGKRFSRNTYLQQHQRTHTGEKPFLCSECGKRFSQRTHLQVHQRTHTGEKHFECLDCGKRFSRNTYLQQHQRTHTEEKPFECSECGKRFSQRTHLQVHQRTHTGEKRFECLDCGKRFSQRTHLQVHQRTHTGEKRFECLDCGKRFCRNTYLQQHQRTHTEEKPFECSECGKRFSQSSHLQQHQRTHTGEKP